One window of the Methanomassiliicoccaceae archaeon DOK genome contains the following:
- a CDS encoding TetR family transcriptional regulator — protein sequence MSDFKRARSDEQKEQRMQEIKDAADAMFNREPYHRITLSALADALGCSRTQIYKYAATKEEIFLELSSDKRKEYFDAMMAAFPEGCSYPLNVFAEVWAGILNAHRDFLRYGDILLSIIETNVSVERLALYKRQYYDDLGRILDMLQGQLHIDRDSATKLYTTVYFQAVGLNAYCLKSPPAWKALDMANLSTDPLDFREAIRDFIVMCLDRYCPDANDGNGGAAR from the coding sequence ATGAGCGACTTCAAGAGAGCCAGGAGCGACGAGCAGAAGGAACAGCGCATGCAGGAGATCAAGGATGCGGCGGACGCCATGTTCAACCGCGAACCCTACCACAGGATCACCCTCTCGGCCCTGGCGGATGCCCTCGGCTGCTCCCGCACCCAGATATACAAGTACGCCGCCACGAAGGAGGAGATCTTCCTCGAGCTGTCCTCCGACAAGCGCAAGGAGTACTTCGACGCCATGATGGCCGCCTTCCCCGAGGGATGCTCGTATCCCCTCAACGTCTTCGCGGAGGTGTGGGCGGGCATTCTCAACGCGCACCGCGACTTCCTGAGGTACGGGGACATCCTGCTGTCCATCATCGAGACCAACGTATCCGTGGAGCGTCTGGCACTGTACAAGAGGCAGTACTACGACGACCTCGGGCGCATCCTCGACATGCTGCAGGGGCAGCTGCACATCGACAGGGACTCGGCCACGAAACTGTACACGACCGTGTACTTCCAAGCCGTTGGCCTCAACGCGTACTGCTTGAAGAGCCCCCCTGCCTGGAAGGCCCTGGACATGGCAAACCTCAGCACGGACCCGCTGGACTTCAGGGAGGCCATCCGCGACTTCATAGTCATGTGCCTGGACAGATACTGCCCGGATGCAAACGACGGAAACGGGGGAGCCGCCAGGTGA
- a CDS encoding cupin domain-containing protein, with product MFGLGEPNDAFAQYFIGQSYLSILTREGVFTANVTFEPGCRNNWHIHHAETGGGQILLCTSGRGWYQAWGEKARGLHPGDVVYIPAGVKHWHGAARDSWFSHVAIEVPGKGTRNEWLEPVDDKQYAELE from the coding sequence ATGTTCGGACTGGGGGAGCCCAACGACGCCTTCGCCCAGTACTTCATAGGCCAGAGCTATCTGAGCATCCTCACGAGAGAGGGCGTGTTCACAGCCAACGTCACATTCGAGCCCGGATGCAGGAACAACTGGCACATCCATCATGCCGAGACCGGCGGGGGACAGATCCTCCTCTGCACCAGCGGCAGGGGATGGTACCAGGCGTGGGGGGAGAAGGCCAGGGGGCTGCATCCCGGCGACGTCGTGTACATCCCCGCAGGGGTAAAGCACTGGCACGGTGCGGCCAGGGACAGCTGGTTCTCGCACGTGGCGATCGAGGTCCCGGGCAAGGGCACCCGTAACGAATGGCTCGAGCCCGTGGACGACAAGCAGTACGCGGAGCTTGAGTGA
- a CDS encoding carboxymuconolactone decarboxylase: MKHASFFRDQDKEISGIVSRFLDESMSESGDALDARRAHLAVLASLIGCQGLDAFRAELAVALDDGLRPEEAREVVCQSIAYLGVGRSAPFVTAMYDVFAEHGVKALESAGMLPDDERVGRGSSIQAEMFGDFMKDAWKAGTVNRWLAANCFGDYYTRGNLTLADREMATFCYLMAQGGCEPQLEAHIKGNMNMGNDTGVLREVVLRCLPYLGYPRSLNAMACIARVEAEGQES, from the coding sequence ATGAAGCATGCTTCGTTTTTCAGAGATCAGGACAAGGAGATCTCGGGTATAGTCTCGAGGTTCCTGGACGAATCCATGTCGGAGTCCGGCGACGCACTGGATGCGCGCAGGGCGCATCTCGCCGTGCTGGCGTCGCTGATCGGATGCCAGGGGCTGGACGCGTTCCGTGCGGAGCTCGCGGTGGCGCTGGACGACGGGCTGAGGCCGGAGGAGGCCAGGGAGGTCGTCTGCCAGTCGATCGCGTATCTGGGTGTCGGGAGGTCCGCGCCGTTCGTCACCGCAATGTACGACGTGTTCGCCGAGCACGGCGTCAAAGCTCTGGAGAGCGCTGGGATGCTGCCGGACGACGAGAGGGTCGGACGCGGGTCCAGTATCCAGGCGGAGATGTTCGGGGATTTCATGAAGGATGCCTGGAAGGCGGGGACCGTCAACCGCTGGCTGGCGGCCAACTGCTTCGGGGACTACTACACCCGTGGGAATCTGACCCTGGCGGATCGCGAGATGGCCACGTTCTGCTATCTCATGGCGCAGGGAGGCTGCGAGCCACAGCTCGAGGCGCACATCAAGGGGAACATGAACATGGGGAACGACACGGGGGTCCTGCGCGAGGTCGTGCTCCGCTGTCTTCCGTATCTGGGGTATCCGCGCAGCCTCAACGCCATGGCGTGCATCGCCCGTGTGGAAGCCGAGGGGCAGGAGAGTTGA